Proteins co-encoded in one Ammospiza caudacuta isolate bAmmCau1 chromosome 16, bAmmCau1.pri, whole genome shotgun sequence genomic window:
- the SH3TC2 gene encoding SH3 domain and tetratricopeptide repeat-containing protein 2 isoform X2: MATGKAGLAERSSPTPEAGHGSPEPPVVLLALRNTCPPELSLSFSVESRSCGRCNAQLQEAARRRLWALDSDDRSVCALFKELSARLVCTQAHEDRFLLTFKTPEEVWKFSTYLTLGFVGTCLEQLLLAQEFWLDCALVEDTELRVTVDEEHLATIYMDLLLQEGNFFCRAVPGVCKLEQEGEEGLQLCRNELVHVKSAGQDSRWEGMSLLTGQRGVVSVTALEPIAQPFYQWFLRNYAVSFGLSQEISGTSSRAIVRGRCIATKDHRGAAWDELSFSKGDAIEIIGFFIPGLPWFVGKSLSTRSIGFVPTRHVNPEPCEPLGKGFVFLSEEEKSPVLHIPCNGDEEHFATLLGDLAHTDITSVYRLAGFEPTAMFPQVPAEAALHGSKEIQVLQSWEEINDWATSSTSELSSPGSETAPATLEDVLLEKLDDLDYPKFFIDLNAGHMEDADVFDPILTFLNQDSFVPSFQSFYDLSFSFLHSTFYGFSDEDELVLYLETSRNWAKRTRSVWAHVRLCFLLGKLCIKKLKLSQARVYFEEAMSVLERGFGDLSLLAALHGSLASIYLKQNMKHKFSSLLGKTVTLLVCLPGHSFSSENELELLTYILRESIAVGNAPLEARICFLIVKLFLQLGRTEEVLPFLEHLQCLSTTWLSPGSRAGPLDATATLGYLYDKKCLPNIALASVRSFVPSSTKGTPTPVWRAGFILQNASKLLGRQQQDRSSIPAVACVYLRQALQFCCESRAVPMQRTLCAVLSRMYLQHGLLDGAIPYAARAADLARLLGEEEAFESSLCLAWLYVLQRQPGPAGQLLRRLRRCLCGAACETPHGAVHNLLAMALTAQGRLQEAAENFLRALHKAKEAGSCRNQAVALANLGQLSLSCGAAQLAELYLLWAVRLYSELQGHREMDTELAQVLLWLAQAMVDRQRREDAKLCYELALGFALKWQNLRSQLHITERLCHFYSRVCPDLQASITYHEHWASLARQLQDRELEASARQALSQLYQALGTPQALRQSLDCTKQSLRIFIDLQEAVKAAEAWLQAGKLYYLLQEDELVEMYFQAAIQTALKGDNFSLAMDLYEKAGDTFFNGSRNRARAVEFYRGGAVPLARKLKATQTELRLFNKLAELQISLQGYEKALEFATLAARLSLRVGDHLQELVAFHRLATAYDLLRMHEMAEDCYLKTLAMRPPVLQSSAEALYYCKVYWHLGNLALHKLKDEQDAASYFLLALAAATELGDQELQALLHAKLGAIPGAPGGPEGTPGCATDRPRWLSQGGHVV; the protein is encoded by the exons ATGGCAACAG gtaaggctgggctggcagagaggagcagccccactCCCGAGGCAGGACACGGCTCCCCGGAGCCCCCggtggtgctgctggctctCAGGAACACTTGTCCCCCAG agctctctctctccttctccgTGGAGAGCCGCTCCTGCGGGCGCTGCAatgcccagctccaggaggctgccaggaggaggctgtgggctCTGGACAGCGATGACAGAAGTGTCTGTGCCCTCTTCAAG GAGCTGTCAGCCAGGCTGGTCTGCACACAGGCACACGAGGATCGCTTCCTCCTCACCTTCAAAACCCCCGAGGAAGTCTGGAAGTTTTCCACCTATCTGACTTTAG GGTTCGTGGGgacctgcctggagcagctgctccttgccCAGGAGTTCTGGCTGGACTGTGCCCTGGTGGAGGACACAGAGCTCAGGGTCACCGTGGATGAGGAGCACCTGGCCACCATCTACATGGATCTGCTCCTCCAGGAAG GGAACTTTTtctgcagggcagtgcctggggtgtgcaagctggagcaggagggagaggagggtctgcagctctgcaggaacgAGCTTGTCCATGTGAAGAGTGCTGGACAGGATTCCAGATGGGAAGGGATGTCCCTGCTGACGGGACAGCGAGGCGTGGTGTCCGTGACTGCTCTGGAGCCAATAGCTCAACCCTTTTACCA GTGGTTCCTGAGGAATTATGCTGTGAGCTTTGGCCTCTCCCAGGAGATCAGCGGGACGAGCTCTCGGGCCATTG TCAGAGGCAGGTGCATCGCCACCAAGGACCACAGAGGAGCAGCATGGGATGAGCTGAGCTTCTCCAAAGGAGATGCCATAGAAATCATTGGATTCTTCATCCCTGGGCTGCCATGGTTTGTGGGCAAAtccctcagcaccaggagcatcGGCTTCGTTCCCACCCGACACGTAAACCCCGAGCCCTGCGAACCCCT GGGAAAGGGCTTTGTGTTTCTGAGTGAAGAGGAGAAGTCCCCAGTGCTGCACATCCCCTGCAATGGTGACGAGGAGCACTTTGCCACCCTCCTGGGGGACCTGGCACACACTGACATTACCTCTGTGTACAGGCTGG CTGGGTTTGAACCCACAGCCATGTTCCCGCAAGTGCCAGCAG AGGCTGCTCTCCATGGCAGTAAAGAAATCCAGGTGCTCCAGTCCTGGGAGGAGATCAATGACtgggccaccagcagcacctcagaGCTGTCCAGCCCAGGCAGTGAAACAGCCCCTGCCACTCTGGAAGATGttctcctggagaagctggatGACTTGGATTATCCCAAATTCTTCATCGACCTCAACGCTGGCCACATGGAGGATGCTGATGTCTTTGACCCCATACTGACCTTCCTCAACCAAGACAGTTTTGTGCCCAGTTTCCAAAGCTTTTATGatctcagcttttcctttctccactCCACTTTTTATGGTTTCTCCGATGAGGATGAACTGGTCCTGTACCTCGAGACTTCCCGCAACTGGGCCAAGAGGACTCGCTCAGTTTGGGCTCACGTCAGGCTTTGTTTCCTCTTGGGTAAGCTCTGCATCAAAAAGCTCAAGCTCTCCCAGGCCCGGGTGTACTTTGAGGAAGCCATGAGTGTCCTTGAGAGGGGCTTTGGGgacctgtccctgctggcagcgCTGCATGGGAGCCTCGCCTCCATCTACCTGAAGCAGAACATGAAGCACAAGttctcctccctgctggggAAGACGGTGACCCTGCTCGTGTGCCTGCCTGGCCACTCCTTCAGCTCGGAGAACGAGCTGGAGCTCCTCACCTACATCCTGAGGGAATCCATCGCCGTGGGCAATGCCCCACTGGAGGCCCGGATCTGTTTCCTCATTGTCAAActcttcctgcagctgggcaggaccGAGGAGGTGCTGCCCTTTCTGGAGCATCTCCAGTGCCTCAGCACCACCTGGCTCAGCCCAGGCAGCCGTGCTGGGCCCCTGGATGCCACTGCCACCCTGGGCTACCTCTACGACAAGAAGTGCCTGCCAAACATCGCGCTGGCCTCCGTCAGGTCCTTTgttcccagcagcaccaagggcaCACCAACCCCCGTCTGGCGAGCCGGCTTCATCCTCCAGAACGCTTCCAAGCTcctggggaggcagcagcaggacaggagcagcatcccagcagTGGCTTGTGTGTACCTCAGGCAGGCTCTGCAGTTCTGCTGCGAGAGCAGGGCCGTGCCCATGCAGAGGACGCTCTGCGCCGTGCTGTCCAGGATGTACCTCCAGCACGGCCTGCTGGATGGAGCCATCCCTTAcgcagccagagcagcagatcTGGCCAGactgctgggggaggaggaggcgTTTGAGTCCTCGCTGTGCCTGGCCTGGCTGTACGTGCTGCAGcggcagccgggcccggcggggcagCTCCTGCGGCGGCTGCGGCGCTGCCTGTGCGGCGCGGCCTGCGAGACCCCGCATGGCGCCGTGCACAACCTGCTGGCCATGGCCCTCACCGCCCAGGGCCGCCTCCAGGAGGCTGCCGAGAACTTCCTGAGGGCCCTGCACAAGGCCAAGGAGGCGGGGAGCTGCAGGAACCAGGCCGTGGCCCTGGCTAACCTGGGCCAGCTGAGCCTGTCGTGCGGGGCGGCCCAGCTGGCCGAGCTGTacctgctgtgggcagtgcgGCTCTACAGCGAGCTCCAGGGCCACCGAGAGATGGACACGGAGCTGgcacaggtgctgctgtggctggcacAGGCCATGGTGGACAGGCAGAGGAGGGAAGATGCCAAACTGTGCTATGAACTGGCGCTGGGCTTTGCCCTGAAGTGGCAGAACCTGAGGA GTCAGCTGCACATCACGGAGCGTCTGTGCCATTTCTACAGCAGAGTGTGCCCTGACCTGCAGGCCTCCATCACCTACCACGAGcactgggcatccctggcacggcagctgcaggacagggagctggaggCCAGTGCCAGGCAGGCCCTCAGCCAGCTCTACCAGGCTCTGGGCACACCTCA GGCTTTGAGACAATCCCTGGACTGCACCAAGCAGAGCCTGAGGATCTTCATCGACCTGCAGGAGGCTGTGAAGGCAGCAgaggcctggctgcaggcaggaaaacTTTATTACCTCCTGCAGGAGGATGAGCTGGTGGAAATGTACTTCCAG GCAGCCATCCAGACTGCTCTGAAAGGGGACAACTTCTCCTTGGCCATGGACCTCTATGAGAAAGCAGGTGACACCTTCTTCAATGGCAGCCGGAACAGGGCCCGGGCAGTGGAGTTTTACAGG GGAGGAGCTGTGCCCTTGGCCAGGAAACTCAAGGCCacccagacagagctgaggCTGTTCAACAaactggcagagctgcagatcAGCCTGCAGGGCTATGAGAAGGCTCTGGAGTTTGCCACGCTGGCAGCCAGGCTCAGCCTCAGGGTCG GGGatcacctgcaggagctggttGCCTTCCACCGCCTGGCCACAGCCTATGACCTGCTGCGCATGCACGAGATGGCCGAGGATTGCTACCTGAAGACCCTGGCCATGCGTCCCCCcgtgctgcagagctcagcagaggcCCTGTACTACTGCAAGGTCTACTGGCACCTGGGCAACCTGGCCCTGCACAAGCTGAAG GATGAACAGGATGCAGCCTCCTActtcctgctggccctggctgcagccaccGAGCTGGGggaccaggagctgcaggcccTGCTCCATGCCAAGCTGGGTGCCATCCCCGGAGCCCCAGGGGGACCTGAGGGCactccaggctgtgccacagaCCGGCCCCGGTGGCTGAGCCAAGGTGGCCACGTGGTGTGA
- the SH3TC2 gene encoding SH3 domain and tetratricopeptide repeat-containing protein 2 isoform X1, with protein MDGLCPAAGRGGTSSVPPVTPQGRLSGREDPARGADASAPPAGEECESCWPRPPELLPHGDSLHRRGQWWRDTDTDTAPGTRPRDMATGKAGLAERSSPTPEAGHGSPEPPVVLLALRNTCPPELSLSFSVESRSCGRCNAQLQEAARRRLWALDSDDRSVCALFKELSARLVCTQAHEDRFLLTFKTPEEVWKFSTYLTLGFVGTCLEQLLLAQEFWLDCALVEDTELRVTVDEEHLATIYMDLLLQEGNFFCRAVPGVCKLEQEGEEGLQLCRNELVHVKSAGQDSRWEGMSLLTGQRGVVSVTALEPIAQPFYQWFLRNYAVSFGLSQEISGTSSRAIVRGRCIATKDHRGAAWDELSFSKGDAIEIIGFFIPGLPWFVGKSLSTRSIGFVPTRHVNPEPCEPLGKGFVFLSEEEKSPVLHIPCNGDEEHFATLLGDLAHTDITSVYRLAGFEPTAMFPQVPAEAALHGSKEIQVLQSWEEINDWATSSTSELSSPGSETAPATLEDVLLEKLDDLDYPKFFIDLNAGHMEDADVFDPILTFLNQDSFVPSFQSFYDLSFSFLHSTFYGFSDEDELVLYLETSRNWAKRTRSVWAHVRLCFLLGKLCIKKLKLSQARVYFEEAMSVLERGFGDLSLLAALHGSLASIYLKQNMKHKFSSLLGKTVTLLVCLPGHSFSSENELELLTYILRESIAVGNAPLEARICFLIVKLFLQLGRTEEVLPFLEHLQCLSTTWLSPGSRAGPLDATATLGYLYDKKCLPNIALASVRSFVPSSTKGTPTPVWRAGFILQNASKLLGRQQQDRSSIPAVACVYLRQALQFCCESRAVPMQRTLCAVLSRMYLQHGLLDGAIPYAARAADLARLLGEEEAFESSLCLAWLYVLQRQPGPAGQLLRRLRRCLCGAACETPHGAVHNLLAMALTAQGRLQEAAENFLRALHKAKEAGSCRNQAVALANLGQLSLSCGAAQLAELYLLWAVRLYSELQGHREMDTELAQVLLWLAQAMVDRQRREDAKLCYELALGFALKWQNLRSQLHITERLCHFYSRVCPDLQASITYHEHWASLARQLQDRELEASARQALSQLYQALGTPQALRQSLDCTKQSLRIFIDLQEAVKAAEAWLQAGKLYYLLQEDELVEMYFQAAIQTALKGDNFSLAMDLYEKAGDTFFNGSRNRARAVEFYRGGAVPLARKLKATQTELRLFNKLAELQISLQGYEKALEFATLAARLSLRVGDHLQELVAFHRLATAYDLLRMHEMAEDCYLKTLAMRPPVLQSSAEALYYCKVYWHLGNLALHKLKDEQDAASYFLLALAAATELGDQELQALLHAKLGAIPGAPGGPEGTPGCATDRPRWLSQGGHVV; from the exons ATGGAcgggctgtgtcctgctgctggcaggggtggcacGAGCAGTGTCCCACCTGTCACACCCCAGGGACGCCTCTCGGGCCGGGAGGATCCTGCCAGGGGTGCGGACGCCTCTGCCCCCCCTGCAGGTGAGGAGTGTGAGTCCTGCTGGCCCCGGCCCCCCGAGCTCCTGCCCCACGGGGACAGCCTGCACCGCCGGGGACAATGGTGGagggacacggacacggacacggcACCAGGGACACGGCCCCGGGACATGGCAACAG gtaaggctgggctggcagagaggagcagccccactCCCGAGGCAGGACACGGCTCCCCGGAGCCCCCggtggtgctgctggctctCAGGAACACTTGTCCCCCAG agctctctctctccttctccgTGGAGAGCCGCTCCTGCGGGCGCTGCAatgcccagctccaggaggctgccaggaggaggctgtgggctCTGGACAGCGATGACAGAAGTGTCTGTGCCCTCTTCAAG GAGCTGTCAGCCAGGCTGGTCTGCACACAGGCACACGAGGATCGCTTCCTCCTCACCTTCAAAACCCCCGAGGAAGTCTGGAAGTTTTCCACCTATCTGACTTTAG GGTTCGTGGGgacctgcctggagcagctgctccttgccCAGGAGTTCTGGCTGGACTGTGCCCTGGTGGAGGACACAGAGCTCAGGGTCACCGTGGATGAGGAGCACCTGGCCACCATCTACATGGATCTGCTCCTCCAGGAAG GGAACTTTTtctgcagggcagtgcctggggtgtgcaagctggagcaggagggagaggagggtctgcagctctgcaggaacgAGCTTGTCCATGTGAAGAGTGCTGGACAGGATTCCAGATGGGAAGGGATGTCCCTGCTGACGGGACAGCGAGGCGTGGTGTCCGTGACTGCTCTGGAGCCAATAGCTCAACCCTTTTACCA GTGGTTCCTGAGGAATTATGCTGTGAGCTTTGGCCTCTCCCAGGAGATCAGCGGGACGAGCTCTCGGGCCATTG TCAGAGGCAGGTGCATCGCCACCAAGGACCACAGAGGAGCAGCATGGGATGAGCTGAGCTTCTCCAAAGGAGATGCCATAGAAATCATTGGATTCTTCATCCCTGGGCTGCCATGGTTTGTGGGCAAAtccctcagcaccaggagcatcGGCTTCGTTCCCACCCGACACGTAAACCCCGAGCCCTGCGAACCCCT GGGAAAGGGCTTTGTGTTTCTGAGTGAAGAGGAGAAGTCCCCAGTGCTGCACATCCCCTGCAATGGTGACGAGGAGCACTTTGCCACCCTCCTGGGGGACCTGGCACACACTGACATTACCTCTGTGTACAGGCTGG CTGGGTTTGAACCCACAGCCATGTTCCCGCAAGTGCCAGCAG AGGCTGCTCTCCATGGCAGTAAAGAAATCCAGGTGCTCCAGTCCTGGGAGGAGATCAATGACtgggccaccagcagcacctcagaGCTGTCCAGCCCAGGCAGTGAAACAGCCCCTGCCACTCTGGAAGATGttctcctggagaagctggatGACTTGGATTATCCCAAATTCTTCATCGACCTCAACGCTGGCCACATGGAGGATGCTGATGTCTTTGACCCCATACTGACCTTCCTCAACCAAGACAGTTTTGTGCCCAGTTTCCAAAGCTTTTATGatctcagcttttcctttctccactCCACTTTTTATGGTTTCTCCGATGAGGATGAACTGGTCCTGTACCTCGAGACTTCCCGCAACTGGGCCAAGAGGACTCGCTCAGTTTGGGCTCACGTCAGGCTTTGTTTCCTCTTGGGTAAGCTCTGCATCAAAAAGCTCAAGCTCTCCCAGGCCCGGGTGTACTTTGAGGAAGCCATGAGTGTCCTTGAGAGGGGCTTTGGGgacctgtccctgctggcagcgCTGCATGGGAGCCTCGCCTCCATCTACCTGAAGCAGAACATGAAGCACAAGttctcctccctgctggggAAGACGGTGACCCTGCTCGTGTGCCTGCCTGGCCACTCCTTCAGCTCGGAGAACGAGCTGGAGCTCCTCACCTACATCCTGAGGGAATCCATCGCCGTGGGCAATGCCCCACTGGAGGCCCGGATCTGTTTCCTCATTGTCAAActcttcctgcagctgggcaggaccGAGGAGGTGCTGCCCTTTCTGGAGCATCTCCAGTGCCTCAGCACCACCTGGCTCAGCCCAGGCAGCCGTGCTGGGCCCCTGGATGCCACTGCCACCCTGGGCTACCTCTACGACAAGAAGTGCCTGCCAAACATCGCGCTGGCCTCCGTCAGGTCCTTTgttcccagcagcaccaagggcaCACCAACCCCCGTCTGGCGAGCCGGCTTCATCCTCCAGAACGCTTCCAAGCTcctggggaggcagcagcaggacaggagcagcatcccagcagTGGCTTGTGTGTACCTCAGGCAGGCTCTGCAGTTCTGCTGCGAGAGCAGGGCCGTGCCCATGCAGAGGACGCTCTGCGCCGTGCTGTCCAGGATGTACCTCCAGCACGGCCTGCTGGATGGAGCCATCCCTTAcgcagccagagcagcagatcTGGCCAGactgctgggggaggaggaggcgTTTGAGTCCTCGCTGTGCCTGGCCTGGCTGTACGTGCTGCAGcggcagccgggcccggcggggcagCTCCTGCGGCGGCTGCGGCGCTGCCTGTGCGGCGCGGCCTGCGAGACCCCGCATGGCGCCGTGCACAACCTGCTGGCCATGGCCCTCACCGCCCAGGGCCGCCTCCAGGAGGCTGCCGAGAACTTCCTGAGGGCCCTGCACAAGGCCAAGGAGGCGGGGAGCTGCAGGAACCAGGCCGTGGCCCTGGCTAACCTGGGCCAGCTGAGCCTGTCGTGCGGGGCGGCCCAGCTGGCCGAGCTGTacctgctgtgggcagtgcgGCTCTACAGCGAGCTCCAGGGCCACCGAGAGATGGACACGGAGCTGgcacaggtgctgctgtggctggcacAGGCCATGGTGGACAGGCAGAGGAGGGAAGATGCCAAACTGTGCTATGAACTGGCGCTGGGCTTTGCCCTGAAGTGGCAGAACCTGAGGA GTCAGCTGCACATCACGGAGCGTCTGTGCCATTTCTACAGCAGAGTGTGCCCTGACCTGCAGGCCTCCATCACCTACCACGAGcactgggcatccctggcacggcagctgcaggacagggagctggaggCCAGTGCCAGGCAGGCCCTCAGCCAGCTCTACCAGGCTCTGGGCACACCTCA GGCTTTGAGACAATCCCTGGACTGCACCAAGCAGAGCCTGAGGATCTTCATCGACCTGCAGGAGGCTGTGAAGGCAGCAgaggcctggctgcaggcaggaaaacTTTATTACCTCCTGCAGGAGGATGAGCTGGTGGAAATGTACTTCCAG GCAGCCATCCAGACTGCTCTGAAAGGGGACAACTTCTCCTTGGCCATGGACCTCTATGAGAAAGCAGGTGACACCTTCTTCAATGGCAGCCGGAACAGGGCCCGGGCAGTGGAGTTTTACAGG GGAGGAGCTGTGCCCTTGGCCAGGAAACTCAAGGCCacccagacagagctgaggCTGTTCAACAaactggcagagctgcagatcAGCCTGCAGGGCTATGAGAAGGCTCTGGAGTTTGCCACGCTGGCAGCCAGGCTCAGCCTCAGGGTCG GGGatcacctgcaggagctggttGCCTTCCACCGCCTGGCCACAGCCTATGACCTGCTGCGCATGCACGAGATGGCCGAGGATTGCTACCTGAAGACCCTGGCCATGCGTCCCCCcgtgctgcagagctcagcagaggcCCTGTACTACTGCAAGGTCTACTGGCACCTGGGCAACCTGGCCCTGCACAAGCTGAAG GATGAACAGGATGCAGCCTCCTActtcctgctggccctggctgcagccaccGAGCTGGGggaccaggagctgcaggcccTGCTCCATGCCAAGCTGGGTGCCATCCCCGGAGCCCCAGGGGGACCTGAGGGCactccaggctgtgccacagaCCGGCCCCGGTGGCTGAGCCAAGGTGGCCACGTGGTGTGA